cacccaggtgccccaggagtgaAGAATATTCTATACAGAAGTAGAGTGGCTTGAAACCGGGTGCCAGATTTGGGCGATTATACTCATTTTGTTGTTGGAGCTTCTAATGTCCCATGATGTTTAATCAGAAAATGAGCCTAGATGGGACCACAGGGTCCAGGACTTGCAAGGTTCTATGTATGACAGTGGGCAGGGCACTCACCTTCGAGCCTCGGTTTTCCTATCCAAATCCAAAGATACTTCTAGTAGTTTAATATTAGCCTTAAAAATGGcctgaatattaaataaataaagttttgaaaATTGCCTGAATATACTTTATGTTTTATTGGCTTGTATCACTTTCCTCTTCCATATAAAAATGTAGCTTAATTTCATAGAAGCTGCATCAGCCTGGATCTTGGAGCCACACAGTCTTGGATTTGAATTTTATCTCCATCCTTCTAACCatatctgtgaccttgggcagttaTTTACTTTCCTCATTTATCAAATGGTGTTGATAGCACCTGCCTGTAGAAGGAATAAAGTGATACATATAAAAGGCCAACACAGTGCCTCAGTAAATActagttctctttcttttcttttttctgagggCACAGACTGTTAGAGctctgtatatattttatgtcaCATGCCTTGTTAAGTTTATAAGAAATCATTTCTCTCTTACAGCATTTACTCTAGGATTAAAATATATCTGTAGTACGGTTTTTGTCTCTCTAGAGTGTGCCTTACTGTAATCTCTGTACTCTAGTCTGTGGTCCAGTAGGTGCCTTGTGAACGTTGAATGGATGAGTTTgtgaattttaagtatttaaccAATCAAAAACACAATTTGTTGTTTGTATGGTTCCTCCTGAgcctttttataaaattaattttttttttccagttgatgAAACTTCTGAACAGGAaccaaaacataaagaaataaacaacagCAACTCTCAGAATCCTAGTGCAGAAGAAGGAGGTGAGGAACAGGATGAAGATATTTTACCTTTAACccttgaagagaaagaaaacaaagaatacttaaaatctctatttgaaattttgattcttatgggaaaacaaaacataccTCTGGATGGGCATGAAAATGATGAAATTCCGGAGGGTCTCTTTACTCCTGATAACTTTCAAGCACTGCTGGAGTGCCGGATAAATTCTGGTGAAGAGGTTCTGAGAAAGCGCTTTGAGACAACAGCAGTTAACACATTGTTCTGCTCAAAAACACAGCAGAAGCAGATGCTAGAGATCTGTGAGAGCTGCATTCGGGAAGAAACTCTCAGGGAAGTGAGAGACTCGCACTTCTTTTCCATCATCACTGATGATGTAGTGGACATAGCAGGAGAAGAGCACTTGCCTGTGTTGGTGAGGTTTGTTGATGAATCTCATAACCTGAGAGAGGAATTTGTGGGCTTCTTGCCTTATGAAGCTGATGCAGAAATTCTGGCTGTGAAATTTCACACTACGATAACTGAGAAGTGGGGGTTAAACATGGAGTATTGTCGTGGACAGGCTTATATTGTGTCCAGTGGATTTTCTTCCAAAATGAAAGTTGTTGCTTCTAGACTTTTAGAGAAATATCCCCAGGCTGTCTACACACTTTGCTCTTCCTGTGCCTTAAATATGTGGCTGGCAAAATCAGTGCCTGTTGTGGGAGTGTCTGTTGCGTTAGGAACAATTGAGGAAGTTTGTTCTTTCTTCCATCGATCTCCACAACTGCTTTTGGAGCTTGACAATGTAATTTCTGTCCTCTTTCAGAACAATGAGGAAAAGGGTAAAGAACTGAAGGAGATTTGCCATTCTCAGTGGACAGGCAGGCATGatgcttttgaaattttagtGGACCTCCTACAAGCACTTGTTTTATGTTTAGATGGTATAAATAGTGATACAAATATTAGATGGAATAACTATATAGCTGGTCGAGCTTTTGTACTCTGCAGTGCAGTAACAGATTTTGATTTCATCGTTACCATTGTTGTTCTTAAAAATGTTCTATCTTTTACAAGAGCCTTTGGGAAAAATCTCCAAGGGCAGACctctgatgtcttctttgcagccAGTAGCTTGACTGCAGTGCTGCATTCACTAAATGAAGTGATGGAAAATATTGAAGTTTATCATGAATTTTGGTTCGAAGAAGCCACAAATTTGGCGACTAAACTTGATATTCAGATGAAACTCCCCGGGAAATTCCGCAGAGCCCAGCAAGGTAACCTGGAATCTCAGCTCACCTCTGAGAGTTACTATAAGGAAACTCTAAGTGTTCCAACAGTGGAACACATTATTCAGGAACTGAAAGATATATTCTCAGAACAGCACCTCAAAGCTCTTAAATGCTTATCTCTTGTACCCTCTGTCATGGGACAGCTCAAATTTAACACATCAGAGGAACACCATGCTGACATGTacagaagtgacttgcccaatcCTGACACACTCTCAGCCGAGCTGCATTGCTGGAGAATCAAATGGAAACACAGAGGGAAAGATATAGAGCTTCCATCTACCATTTATGAAGCCCTCCATCTACCAGACATCAAGTTTTTTCCTAATGTTTATGCATTGCTGAAAGTCCTGTGTATTCTTCCTGTGATGAAGGTTGAGAATGAACGCTATGAAAATGGGCGAAAGCGTCTCAAAGCATACCTGAGGAACACTTTGACAGACCAACGGTCAAGTAACTTGGCTTTGCTTAACATAAATTTTGACATAAAACATGATCTCGATTTAATGGTGGACACATATATCAAACTCTATACAACTAAGTCAGAGCTTCCTACAGATAACTCAGAAACCATTGAAAATACCTAAGAAACGTTTAAAATAGGCTTTCTCTTATGTTTGATATTTGGAAATATCTgtaagaaatttgaaaacatcTTACAGAAAATCTGTCAGGTGTATGTAGGCCACTTAATCACTGAATATCTTGACACATTGACCTCTCATTGAGTATATTAGCCATTGATAATCTGCCTATTTAAATGGCCCCTGTTTAAACTCTCATGCTTTGGAGACATACCTGTTCTTCCAGAAGATAGCATTGAAAGTGCCACATTACATTTCTATGGGATTTCTGCTAGTGGCACTTGGAATTGTTTTAGTTAAGTCATTTTAGGCATAACGTTTATTATCACTGGATCCAATTGTCGGGTATTGAGTTATCACTTCTTAGAAGATAAAGATTTTGAAGAGGTATGGGGGGAAGggatacattttagaaaatgttacaAGAAGCTCATGAATGACCCTTGAGTAGTAGGAGTGTTAGTATGTTAAAATCTGTAATGGACAGTTCAGGGAGTTACCAGACAGAAACACGTGAGCTTGCCAAGCAAGGATTGCAGTAGAGATTTTGTCTTTATCAAATGAACTTAACAGAACAAGTTACAGTTAAAGTTTGAATGGGAGAGCCTCCCATTGTTCCACATTGGGTTGTTGCTGTTTACATTCCTTTGTTGAGCCTACATCTTCATAAGCTCTTTAGCACGAGTATGTTGAAACACCTACAACTTCATAAGCTTTTTAGCAGGTATATGTTGAACACCTCTGTTCATGGTCAAGGCAGGATGAGAGGCCATGGATACTGACAACTgatttgtctgttttcctctgtctttttcCATGACTATATCTACTGCCTCGTCTTGATTTATAAACAAAACCTGGAAAACCTACAAAAATAAGTGTTTTGTGGTTTATCTAggaataatacagaaaatattgCTGTTATTTTTGGTGAAGAAGATCAATTTTGTATAGTTTATTTCaacttaaataaaatgtgaattttgtttAAAGTTCAAGTATGTGATTTTTGGTGGGGGACAAAGTGCATTCTTGtggtaaattcttttttcaaaaatatcaccTTTTCAATTGacgggtttttttggggggggcgtgGTTTATGGTTTACTGCTTAGGGtatataaatgacattttaattgaataatttctaaataataagGTTTatctaactgattttttttaaatattatgtgcTCTATGACCCTGTTACAAATTTTCAGGGTTTGTGTAATTGTTGATAgccaaaatgtaaatgaattaattatGCTGAGATGTCACTGAATTATTCTGTGTTGGGATATGTTAGTGTTACTTGAGTTTCAGAAAACAGAGTGCGGTGCATTTGCAGAGTACAGGTCTTAATGATAGCTGGCAGTGCATTTCCCTGTCAGGGACAAGGCTGACAGATGTGTTAAATCAGGACACATTACCCATTCAGGTTTTGAAAAAGATAACAGAGTTTATCTTATAGTCGGAGTTCTAAGatgagcctctgtctttggcagAAAGAACTGATCAGGTTCATGGTGGCAGAATGACAaggaaggagacagctggccttcTAATACCTGCTTCTGTGGAGTTCTTAGGACACTTAAGAGTGGTATGACCTTGGAgcccctatgtggggctcagtcttttGGGCATCTGAATTgggcatgggactcttgatctcagggtaggtCTTTATCTCTCGGGTCATGAACTCAAAGCCTGCATTGGGCGGGGGAAATGGTGTGACCTTGGTAGATTATTTGGCCTGGGTATGTTTCCTTAGCTCTAAAAAACACACTTATGGTTGTGCTGTGAAGGGTAGATAATTTATCATCAGTTACCTATGACTGCATAACAAcatcccaaaacttagtggcttcaaaATACAGTTCATCATTTCTCAGCTCTGTGGCTTGGTTGAATGGTTCTTTTGCTAGTGTCTAAGGGgcactctgccttcagctggcaGATTGGCTGGGAGCTGGGTGGAACAGCTGGGTTTCTCCATGTAGTCTTTTATCTTGGGCTTAGGGCATAGTGGTCTCAAGAGTAccaagaaggcagaggaggcaATAGCTTCAAAGGCTGAGCTTGAGATCTCACCGAACATTGCTTTCACCACATTCttttggtcaaagcaagtcataaGGCTGGCGCAGATCCAAGGGGTGAGGAAAGACTCCTTGTCTTGAGAGGAACTGCAGAATACAGCCCTGTTTGCTCTCCATcataataatatacataaaacagtCCTGCAGCTAGCACTGGGTAAGCTTTTAAGATGCccatcatttgtttttataatctgTGTGTTCTCTAAATTGGGAATTTATTGAAAACCCCCAAACCTTAATTTGTTAAGGCATGTTCACAAACTGATGTTTGAAGATAGAGTGAGTCATTGGTGGTCTCCCCACATATAAAACGTTGCTTTTGCAAGATCAGATAGAAGGTGATAGGTATTGTGACTATTCCACAAATACTAGGTGAACGCCTGGTGTGTGCCAGATTTAAGTGCTAGCAATAGCAGATGCACTTTTCTTACTAGAGCTTACAGTTCTGAGTTGGCCCTTGGACtataattttactaatttgtaactatacatacacacactcaaaGGTAAGTGAATCaaatttactaaaattaaaaagacatagaGGGTATCTATAAAAgcctgttcagtttttttttaattctatattaAATCTAAACAGTTTGTGAAATATACTAGAAAATAGATTTAAGACTTAGCAAATCTAATTGGAGAAATTTTTGCTTTTGACCTAATCACTCTcagttttagggggaaaaaaaaaaaagttacacagtTGAAACATAACATAGGATTTGTTACCTGAAGAATAAATGCGAACAAATGCTTATAAGtaatttttgtgtaatttttatttaattcctaaCAAAAACCCTGAGGTAAATAGTAATTGATTGAATTGAAGAGACCCCTCTTGAGGCGAGTTCCTCTGCAGGAACTTAATTGGatctggtttttatttcattttagggacagctactttcttttttttttttaaagattttatttgtttattagacagagatcacaagtaggcagagaggcaggcagagagagaggaggaagcagctccctgcagagcagagagcccgatgtggggctctatcccaggaccctgggatcatgatctgagccgaaggcagaggctttaacccactgagccacccaggtgccccgggacagCTACTTTCAAAGTGCTATTTGAAGTGAGTGATTCATAAAACAGGAAAGTTGTACTTGCAgtgtttattcatatttatatgaTACTTTACAGCTTACAGAGCACTTTGACTATATCATTCCAGTGCTCTGAAAAACTCAAGCAACTATTATACCCATTTTTCAGTTGAGAAATTGAGCTCAGAGAGGTAAATGAATTGCCCCAAATTATATAGCTAATAAGTGCCAGAGCTGTGTACTTCAATCCTTCCATCTTAAAATTAATTATGAAAGCCACTTCATTCTTATggtttataaaagaaatatttgctttaaGAATAGGCTCCTTTTATGTTCCTGCTTTATCCATTGCCAGCTTTCAGCACGGCATCTCTAGAATGTGCTCATTATAGTCGATGTAGATTCTttgggccggggggcggggggtgagtcTGAAACTTCTGAGACTTCCCAAACTGGGTGTAGAAATGCTGCCACCTTTGTTTGGCTGCCAAGACACTACCACAAAGGACTGTAGATCCAGGTCCATTTATTTCATGAGAGTGGGTGCAGCTGTCTTCTTGCTGTAATCAAATGCTCCTCTGTAGCCAGCTTTTTGTGGCCAGAAAAAGCAAAGACATTTTTAGTACAGATTAGCATAAAAATCTCTACTAGATCAGTTTCAGGAAACAATTACTAGCTTAGAAACAACAATGTGTGATCTATAGGTTGGTTAAAATGGcagttaatttcctttttaaaaaggactttctAAAATGTCCTTTATTTCTCACTGTGAACACTGTATAAATAGAGTACACTACCTGCCAATGTATTTGATTTCATAAATTATGAGGACAGGGTGAACAACAGACTTCAAAACTAAGTAGAGGTAGTAAAGCTGCCCTTTTTAATGAGTTTGGATTTACAGTAGTAGTTTAAACATCTGGAAGTTTAAAGTCTTAATTCATTCCAAATGTTCAACGAGGATATGTTGCAAAGAGGATATTGTAATTGGAGGATCAAGAAAACTACTATTGACTCAATCTGAAGCCTTCCTAATTTTCTATATATTCATTAATCACTTAAAACTTGAGGCTGACAGTTCAAAAACAGTCAAGATGGACCCAGATATCTAAGTTGGCATGCTTATagaagagtaatttttaaaagagggcaTATTTCCAACAAGGATAAGGTTTAAATGCTGCTAACATATCTAAGATCCAGCCAGATAGTGTGGCTGTGTTCTGTGCTGCATATGGGTATGTGGTGGGCTTTTTATAATTGTTCTTAAAACTGGACTGTGTTAGGGAGTCAAGCAGTCACAAGGGAGTCAAACTTTGTGACTTAGAAACTGTCATTTTGATTAATGCATCTTGTAGTCCAAGAATCTGCAGCCAGCACCTAGCATGAGACCAAGCATTCATTTAGAGCACACTTACTGAGTCCCTACTGGATGTTTGTTAGGTGTTGGTTTGATTTTCCTACAACAAAAATGGCTGTGGTAGCAGGAGTAGTGGTTTTCATTGTGGTAGCTGCTGTTAAGAGTGCTCACTGCCTGCAAGGGGCTGTGCTGAAGCACTTGACCTGGATTGTCTGGTTTCAGCTTACCACCCTGTGAAAATGATAGtatctccacttttttttttttcaggtgaaaACCCAAGAATTAGAAGGTCATGCAGCTGGTGAAAATTGGAACCAGCATTTTAGCATGATGTAAAGATTTACGAATCTAATTTGTTGTCCCTTGTATTTGAGGCTTTTCATGCTAATTTCAGATACTGTCTTGAATGCCTGTAGTGGTCAGTCTCTTTAGCCCCAGGCAAGAGGCTAAGTGTCATGGATATAAAGATGAGAGTGAGGCGGAGCCCATGCCATGGGTGCCAAGGTAAATAAAACTGAGCCCATACTTCAGTGAGCTGAGTCCCATGGGGTAGCCAGATCTGCAAGTCAGGATCTTCCAGGAACTGGGCTAAAGGTAGAATATGGGTATAAGATCCTCCCGACCAGAGCACTTTTGAGAGTGTAAGGAAGCACTTTTACTAGTTATGCCAGAGTAGCATAAACCGGGACTATCCAGAGCAAACCAGGACTTAGGGTCACCCTCTCGAGATGAGAACCTGTGGTGTGAGTGGAGCAGACTTGAGGTGATGCCGCAGGTACACTTGTCTCCAATCATTCCCTTCCACCCTCACTGTTTGTTCTCCAGACCTCAGCTTGGTCGTCACTTTTCTGGAGGCTTTCCGTCCTTGAAATCTGAGTCAAGCAGCCCTTACATGTGCTCCCAGGCTTGCCTGGCTCTTCAGTAGATGTAAGTCCTTGTGAGAATTGTGTGGTTTCTACATGTCTCCCTGTTTGCAGCTGAGAGTAGGGAGTTGGCAACAAACAGCCTTTGCAGAAACCTATAAAAACAATATTTCTTTTCCCACGTATCGCTTCATTTAATTGATAATGGTATATAAAACTAAGCTAGATTCACCAACAATTGCCAATAAGTCCAGTTGGAATAGGTTTGAAGCCACCAAGAAATTGACATTTGCTGAGTATATCCACCTTTGAAAACTGTGTGTCTGTGGGACTTTATGATCCTAAATGTTCTTAAGCTAGTCTCATGATGCTCAATGAAAATGTGATTTGTCATCTTAATATTAGAAATGTACCTATATGCAGTTGGCCCATGAACATGCAGGGTTTATGAGCACTGACTCCCCTGCACAATTGAAAATCGTGAATAACTTTTGACTCTTCAAAACTTAACCAATAGCCTCCCTGCTGACTAGAGGCCTTAATGATAGCATAAAAAGTCGAttcacacatattttgtatatgttatTGTATACTTTATTCTTATAATAGTACCTAAGTTTGTCTTAATTTTTATGGTATTTCTAGGTTATGCAGTTCAtctatgaattttttcaaattGTCTCGAATCTCCAAAAAATTCTCCAGTatgtttactgaaaaaaattcacatgtaGTTGGAACCATGcaattcaaacctgtgttgtgcAAGGGTCAACCATAATGTTATTCATTTCCCCTCTCCTGACTAAGAGgctatttctttttccaaccactTTTACACATATTAAACTATAAAACCTACATGGTGGAGTTAGGTCCAGAAGGAGTTTTGGAAACTAGGTAGGCAACCTCTCGTTTTACAGAGGACTGGACAGGACATCTTGCTCAGGGTGACACCACTCGGTGGTGGCAGAGGCCGAAGGGAGAACGGAAGGGTCCCAATAGTGTGGTGTTCTGTCGTACCACATGGACATAACTGAAAATGGAAAGCctgaaagaattctttcttggcaggTGAGTAGTGTCCACCCTTTAAACTGTTACTCATGTAAACCGTAATCCCATAAGTATGTCAGCTTTACAGGAGAGAGATTTATTAAGCGGGCCAGGGCCTGGGGTTAGTTTCTGGCacatttctgttttgtgttactgtaaaattttggttttaaaaatgtttaaaaatgttttaaaaaatttaaaaaggtttaaaaaggttttaaaaaggttttaaaatgttttaaaaatgtttaaaagtgttttaaaaaggttttaaaatgttttaaaaatattgcttacATCTTTATTGGCAAATTCCTATTCTTGGtgtgattatttttcttcagaagaGGACATGCGGTTAGATTATGGATTTGCAAAgcctttttcctaaaaaaaatgagatgttgAAAGCTTTCCTTATAACTGTATCTTGTGGGATTTGGACTTCCTTTTAGTAACAGCCGCTGCTGTatgttgagcacttactatgccCTGTGTCCTCTTAGGGACTTCGTATTCGTCAATTGTGTTAGGTTCACCATAACCTGGTGCAGCGGCTCTTGCTATCCTCATTTTATGGATCCAAAAGTGACTTCTGCAGAGCCATTCAGTGGTGGAGTAGGAGTCAAACCCTGACCAACTGA
The genomic region above belongs to Neovison vison isolate M4711 chromosome 7, ASM_NN_V1, whole genome shotgun sequence and contains:
- the THAP12 gene encoding 52 kDa repressor of the inhibitor of the protein kinase encodes the protein MPNFCAAPNCTRKSTQSDLAFFRFPRDPARCQKWVENCRRADLEDKTPDQLNKHYRLCAKHFETSMICRTSPYRTVLRDNAIPTIFDLTSHLNNPHSRHRKRIKELSEDEIRTLKQKKIDETSEQEPKHKEINNSNSQNPSAEEGGEEQDEDILPLTLEEKENKEYLKSLFEILILMGKQNIPLDGHENDEIPEGLFTPDNFQALLECRINSGEEVLRKRFETTAVNTLFCSKTQQKQMLEICESCIREETLREVRDSHFFSIITDDVVDIAGEEHLPVLVRFVDESHNLREEFVGFLPYEADAEILAVKFHTTITEKWGLNMEYCRGQAYIVSSGFSSKMKVVASRLLEKYPQAVYTLCSSCALNMWLAKSVPVVGVSVALGTIEEVCSFFHRSPQLLLELDNVISVLFQNNEEKGKELKEICHSQWTGRHDAFEILVDLLQALVLCLDGINSDTNIRWNNYIAGRAFVLCSAVTDFDFIVTIVVLKNVLSFTRAFGKNLQGQTSDVFFAASSLTAVLHSLNEVMENIEVYHEFWFEEATNLATKLDIQMKLPGKFRRAQQGNLESQLTSESYYKETLSVPTVEHIIQELKDIFSEQHLKALKCLSLVPSVMGQLKFNTSEEHHADMYRSDLPNPDTLSAELHCWRIKWKHRGKDIELPSTIYEALHLPDIKFFPNVYALLKVLCILPVMKVENERYENGRKRLKAYLRNTLTDQRSSNLALLNINFDIKHDLDLMVDTYIKLYTTKSELPTDNSETIENT